The Neoarius graeffei isolate fNeoGra1 chromosome 1, fNeoGra1.pri, whole genome shotgun sequence region agtaggaggagcagctTGATTGAGTGGATTGAGTGGAATGAGTGGCTAGGGAAACGCCATCGTAATGGACCTCTAGGCCGCATCATACACGACATAGCGAAAATGTATAAAGTTTAGTTGTAGTTTAATGCTTCTATGGCAGTGATTTTCAACCTGTGGGCCGCGGCCCTCTGGTGGGCCGCGGAGGCATTGCAAGGGGGCCGTCAAATCATTTTCTAAAAATCTTAATATATTTGTGTGTGCCTGAGtgtccaaaaataataataaaaaaaatgctaccatcTCCTGAATTATATTTGTGGTTTTCAAAGTAAAAGGATGAACGTTGCAACCCCTTATTGGCTGTTGACTCGTTACAATCCGCGGCAAAGTCAGTGTAAAAGTGGTAGTTGTCATGGTGAGGATACAAAGTTAAGCTAGTTTAGGCGCCAAAAAGGTGCATCAAAATGGATAGGTGGTTAGCAACAGCGAGAACTAAAAGaaaagagattccagaggctgagGGCGAGTCTACAAGTGATCATCACCCTGCcaaacagaaaagaaaatgcCTAAGAAAATACAGTGATGAGTACCTGGGTCTTGGATTTTATTGGACTGGCTCAGAGGCTGAACAACTCCCACTGTGTCTGGTATGCTCCGAAACACTTTCGAATGAAGCCTTGAAGCCCTGTAAACTGCGCCGTCACCTCCAGACAAAGCATGGGGAGTATGCGAACAAGCCACTACAATTCTTTAAGAACAAGCTCAAAGAATACCAGAGCAAGAGAAAAATAATGGAAGGTACTGCCAGGGGCAGTGACAATGCAAAGGCTGTGGAAGCGTCATATCTGGTCTCCAAGCTCATCGCTAAGACGGGAAaaccacacactgatggagagaaCTTGATTCTTCCAGCTACTAAAAAGATAGTTGAGGTGATGTTGGGAGAGAAAGCAGTGCAGCCGATCAAACTCCTTTCACTGTCGGATAACACTGTCAAGCGCAGAATTGATGACATGGCAGACAATGTGCTACATCAGCTGATAGAGAACATAAAAGGGAGCCGTTTTTATGCCATCCAACTGG contains the following coding sequences:
- the LOC132883286 gene encoding zinc finger BED domain-containing protein 5-like, whose amino-acid sequence is MDRWLATARTKRKEIPEAEGESTSDHHPAKQKRKCLRKYSDEYLGLGFYWTGSEAEQLPLCLVCSETLSNEALKPCKLRRHLQTKHGEYANKPLQFFKNKLKEYQSKRKIMEGTARGSDNAKAVEASYLVSKLIAKTGKPHTDGENLILPATKKIVEVMLGEKAVQPIKLLSLSDNTVKRRIDDMADNVLHQLIENIKGSRFYAIQLDESTDIANVSNLLAYIRYEKNGKIKEDLLFCRPLPTRSTAEAIFDILNSFVVSNGIEWLSGFTQSETVNLLLGTPALVPPAEFWDGTPQKNREPEISFTAVYSQYSHQR